A window from Cyprinus carpio isolate SPL01 chromosome A11, ASM1834038v1, whole genome shotgun sequence encodes these proteins:
- the LOC109094229 gene encoding uncharacterized protein LOC109094229: MNFVQQGLPPYRSTLIHQGPPKRFRLHTEKKVLDDNERVRKWTYGKKDTRKQNKIVLLVGETGVGKTTIINTMVNYLLGVKFEDEIWYEITEEEGGDQSESQTSEITMYEVFPVKSPISLTIIDTPGYGDTRGLEKDLEVARNLAILFQSNDGVCEVDAICFVTQASTNRLSDRQHYIISSILSLFGKDIVNNIVFLVTHFDGLPPKNVLGAINKAKIPCRQDNYGQPLCFLFNNRQAEARHNEKRYIRAQRDAWENSTEEMEKFLQSLDEKDRRSLELTSNVLIERIQLEAALCNLQLRIQEKELKKSEKLQIQEAMRQNKEKIEQCKNFTIEVYKTVKMRVPIESKSWKHRKATTCTVCEENCHEFNCWWVSNPSKCKVMKNGYCTVCTGKCHHSKHVKESKKYFISTSIIIIVFDDLKKMYEEAHKQTMWFSVIMDCLDKDLQAIEEQKSILLFNAYKTIKHLSQIALKPDSAFTLQHLDFFIPRVSEAGKEDWVQELKEMKRIAEAEEANKDALSYLKAGLAKTK; this comes from the exons ATGAATTTTGT ACAGCAGGGTCTTCCACCATACAGATCAACACTGATTCATCAAGGTCCTCCAAAAAGATTCCGTTTACATACAGAGAAGAAAGTGCTTGATGATAATGAGAGAGTCAGAAAATGGACTTATGGGAAAAAAGAcaccagaaaacaaaacaaaattgttctGCTTGTGGGAGAGACTGGTGTTGGTAAGACCACCATCATCAACACTATGGTCAACTACTTACTGGGAGTGAAATTTGAGGATGAAATATGGTATGAAATCACTGAAGAAGAAGGTGGAGATCAATCAGAATCACAAACTTCTGAAATCACCATGTATGAGGTATTTCCTGTAAAAAGTCCCATATCACTCACTATCATTGATACTCCAGGCTACGGAGACACTAGAGGACTGGAAAAAGATCTGGAAGTTGCCAGGAATTTAGCCATACTGTTTCAGAGCAATGATGGAGTTTGTGAAGTCGATGCCATTTGCTTTGTGACTCAAGCATCTACGAATCGCCTCTCAGACAGACAGCATTACATTATCAGTtcaattctgtctttatttggAAAAGACATTGTGAACAACATTGTGTTTTTAGTCACACACTTTGATGGTCTGCCTCCCAAAAATGTCCTCGGTGCCATTAATAAAGCCAAAATCCCCTGCAGACAAGACAATTATGGCCAACCTCTTTGTTTCTTATTCAATAATCGTCAGGCTGAAGCCCGTCACAATGAGAAACGTTACATTCGTGCTCAAAGAGACGCCTGGGAAAACAGCACTGAAGAGATGGAGAAATTCCTTCAGTCTCTGGATGAAAAGGACAGAAGAAGTTTAGAGCTGACTTCAAATGTCCTGATAGAGCGCATCCAGCTTGAAGCAGCTCTCTGCAATTTACAGCTGCGAATTCAAGAGAAAGAGcttaaaaagtctgaaaaactTCAAATTCAGGAGGCAATGAGACAAAACAAGGAAAAGATTGAACAGTGTAAAAACTTCACCATTGAAGTCTATAAGACTGTTAAAATGAGGGTTCCCATTGAAAGCAAGTCATGGAAGCACAGGAAGGCGACAACCTGCACTGTCTGTGAGGAAAACTGCCATGAGTTTAACTGCTGGTGGGTTTCTAATCCCAGCAAATGTAAAGTCATGAAAAATGGGTACTGCACCGTCTGCACAGGGAAGTGTCACCACAGCAAACATGTCAAAGAAAGCAAGAAATACTTCATCAGCACTTCAATCATCATAATTGTGTTTGATGATTTGAAAAAGATGTATGAAGAAGCTCACAAACAAACGATGTGGTTTTCAGTTATAATGGATTGTCTTGACAAAGATCTGCAGGCGATTGAGGAACAAAAGTCAATTCTTTTGTTCAATGCATACAAGACCATCAAGCATCTGTCTCAGATCGCATTAAAACCAGACTCTGCTTTCACTCTTCAGCATCTGGACTTCTTCATCCCCAGAGTGAGTGAGGCTGGGAAAGAAGACTGGGTGCAAGAGCTGAAGGAGATGAAGAGAATCGCTGAAGCAGAAGAAGCCAATAAAGATGCTCTGAGTTATCTGAAAGCTGGGctggcaaaaacaaaataa